In Rutidosis leptorrhynchoides isolate AG116_Rl617_1_P2 chromosome 2, CSIRO_AGI_Rlap_v1, whole genome shotgun sequence, one genomic interval encodes:
- the LOC139892594 gene encoding protein BONZAI 1-like produces MGNCCNCGGGDGGQSAIGGSNNHPDTNRPNDAVDGFLKYRGYHGLYTQIELSLSASNLRDRDVLSKSDPMAVIYTKGWDGSLQEIGRTEVVLNSLSPRWIKKVIIAYHFEMVQTLLFRVYDVDTQFHGLEEKMLKLDEQQLLGEATCLLSEIVTRRDRSLAIDIVGKVDSTSPTPPKKLGQFTVHAEECVVSKTTTELAFRCTDLENKEIFSKSDPFLVISKCVEGGHAVPICKTEVLKNDLNPIWKPVSISISQVGSKETPLVIECFNFNSNGRHDLLGKVQKSLVDLEKISLNGQGEHMFVPVSVGKDHQTKVLKSQLYVDKFSESVHHSFLDYLDNGFEMSFMVAVDFTASNGNPRLPDSLHYIDHSGRPNAYQKAILEVGEVLQCYDSDRKFHAWGFGARPIDGPVSHCFNLNGSSGHSEVEGIPGIMVAYTSALNNVTLAGPTLFGPVIAAAASIASQSLAANEKKYFVLLIITDGVITDLQETKDALVSASDLPLSILIVGVGGADFKEMEVLDADKERLESTTGRVATRDIVQFVPFREVQGGGISVVQSLLEELPSQFLTFMRSRNILPNT; encoded by the exons ATGGGCAATTGCTGCAACTGCGGCGGCGGTGATGGTGGCCAATCTGCTATCGGCGGTTCGAATAATCATCCAGATACGAACCGTCCAAACGACGCCGTTGACGGTTTTCTCAAGTATCGAGGTTACCACGGCCTTTACACGCAGATCGAG TTATCTCTATCTGCTTCAAATTTGCGTGACCGGGACGTGCTTTCCAAG AGCGATCCAATGGCAGTTATATATACAAAAGGATGGGATGGTTCATTGCAAGAGATTGGCCGAACGGAAGTTGTTTTAAACTCGTTAAGTCCTCGGTGGATTAAGAAAGTTATAATCGCATATCATTTTGAGATGGTTCAGACTTTGTT GTTCCGTGTGTATGATGTTGACACTCAATTTCATGGACTAGAAGAAAAG ATGCTTAAGTTGGATGAACAGCAACTTCTGGGAGAGGCTACCTGTTTATTATCTGAG ATAGTAACAAGACGAGATCGCTCATTGGCCATAGATATTGTGGGGAAAGTTGATTCTACCAGCCCGACGCCTCCAAAGAAACTTGGGCAGTTTACAGTTCATGCAGAAGAATGTGTTGTCTCAAAAACTACAACAGAGTTGGCATTTAGGTGCACAGATCTTGAGAACAAGGAAATATTTTCCAAAAGT GACCCCTTTTTAGTAATATCTAAATGTGTGGAGGGTGGACATGCTGTTCCAATATGCAAAACAGAGGTGTTAAAAAATGATTTAAATCCAATTTGGAAACCCGTCTCTATAAGTATCTCACAAGTAGGAAGCAAGGAAACTCCTCTAGTTATCGAGTGTTTCAACTTCAATAGTAATGGGAGGCATGATTTGCTTGG CAAGGTTCAGAAGTCACTTGTTGATTTGGAAAAGATTTCGTTAAATGGGCAGGGAGAGCATATGTTTGTACCTGTTTCTGTTGGAAAAGATCATCAGACAAAG GTGTTGAAGAGTCAGCTATATGTCGACAAGTTTTCAGAAAGTGTTCATCATAGTTTCCTGGATTACTTGGATAATGGCTTTGAAATGAGCTTCATGGTCGCTGTAGATTTCACTG CTTCAAATGGAAATCCTCGTTTACCAGATTCTTTACATTATATCGACCATTCTGGACGTCCAAATGCATACCAGAAG GCAATACTAGAGGTCGGAGAGGTATTGCAGTGTTATGATTCTGATAGGAAATTTCATGCATGGGGATTTGGAGCACGGCCCATTGATGGTCCCGTCTCTCACTGTTTTAACCTAAACGGGAGCAGTGGACACTCAGAG GTCGAAGGGATACCCGGAATTATGGTGGCATACACAAGTGCCCTTAATAATGTCACACTTGCAGGGCCAACACTATTTGGTCCCGTGATTGCTGCTGCAGCATCGATAGCCAGCCAGTCTTTAGCTGCTAATGAAAAGAAATATTTTGTTTTATTAATCATCACG GATGGAGTGATCACAGATCTACAAGAAACAAAAGACGCCCTTGTGAGTGCATCTGATCTGCCGTTATCTATACTTATTGTTGGGGTTGGTGGAGCCGATTTTAAGGAGATGGAg GTTTTAGATGCGGATAAGGAAAGACTTGAAAGTACCACAGGACGTGTAGCCACACGTGATATCGTCCAATTTGTTCCATTTAGAGAAGTACAGG GCGGAGGAATCTCTGTCGTTCAGTCACTTTTGGAAGAACTACCCTCACAATTCTTAACCTTCATGAGAAGTAGAAATATTCTTCCCAATACATGA